The DNA sequence GCGCTTACCCGGCCCGCCTGACGGAGGGCAGCAAGGTTGCGGGGATCTATGGAACTCTGGATATATCCGAACGCCACCGTCACCGGTATGAGGTCAACGCAGCCTATATGGATGCGCTGGAAAAGGCTGGTGGCCTGTTCTCTGGAAAGTCACCCGATGGCACGTTGCCGGAGATATTCGAAATCCCGGCGCATCCCTGGTTCATCGGGGTTCAGTACCATCCGGAACTGAAATCCCGCCCGTTCCAGCCGCACCCTCTGTTCGCAAGCTTCATTGAGGCGGCCGTCAAGCAGAGCCGTCTGGTCTGATCAGGTCTTCGACAGCTGGAACTGGCCGACATTGATGCGGCCATCCGCGAAACCCGCTTCGCAATAGGCGAGATAGAAATTCCACATGCGCCGGAACGGTTCGTCGAAGCCGAGTTTAGAGATCTGCTCCCAGGCCCCGTTGAAAGCACGAGACCACTCACGGCAAGTGCGGGCGTAGTCCTGTCCGAAATAAGTTACGCCGTCATGGCGCAGGCCGGCCAGTTGGACCTGTTCCTTGAGCGCTTTCTCACTCGGCAACATGCCACCGGGGAAGATGTGGCGCTGGATAAAGTCGACGCGCTTTCGGTATCGGGGGAACAGGTCGTCATCGATAGTGATGATCTGTAACGCGGCCTTGCCGCTGTCTTTCAGTGTTTCAAAAATCTTCGCGAAATAGCTGGGCCAGTAGGATTCGCCGACAGCTTCGAACATTTCGATGGATGCAACGCCGTCATATTTTCCGGCATGATCCCGGTAATCCTCCAGCCGGATTTCGACCCGCTCGTTGAGGCCTTCGCGTTGCATTCTTTTCATCGCATAATCGCGTTGGGACGGAGAAATCGTGAGACATGTGACTTTCGATCCGCGTTGCTTGGCAGCGAATTCTGCAAACCCGCCCCAGCCGCATCCGATCTCCAGGATTTCGCTTGTCGGGCCGGCACCAATCCGGTCACAGATGTTTCGATACTTGGAATACTGGCCCTGTTCCAGAGTCATGTTCGGGTTTTCAAAAACCGCAGATGAATATGTCATGGAGGGATCGAGCCACAAGGAGTAGAAATCGTTTCCCAGATCGTAGTGGGCTTCGATGTTCTTCTTTGCACCTTCGCGCGTGTTCCGGCTTGAGAAAACATGGCGGATCATATTGACCCAACGCACAACTGCGCCGCCGACAGCCAGCTTGCCTGTCGCTTCAAAATTGGCCGAGAAGAAACGAAGGACTTCCGTCAGATCCGGCGTAGACCATTCACCGTCCATGTAAGCTTCTGCAAAGCCGACATCACCGCCCGCCATCGCCCGCTTCACAAAGTTAAAGTCGTGTACGGATATCACGGCATGCGGGCCTGGCTGACTGTTCCGGAACACCAGCCGGCGTTCGTCTGGCAAACAAAATTCCAACGTGCCGTGTTGCGTATTGAGAAGGGCCAGGCAGGCAATTCTGAAGCTGGCCGGAACATCACTCAGGGTCCGGATCGCGTTGGGTGAAGCTGTAATTATCCCGGTCATTGCATCTCCCTCTTCCAGCAGGGACTGGGGCTCACCTTGCCAGAACGCCCCTTTGAATCCAACCGTTTCCGGAAATTCCTGCTTCATTGTGGTTCAGCCTTAAGCATTTGTGCGTTGAGATTTCAGGGTTTCATAGGCTTCAAGGGCCCGTTCGCGCGCGGATTTGTGATCCACAAGCGGCCAGGGATAGTCTACCCCGAGCTTGATGCCTGCGCGGGACAAGGTTTCCTTGTCTGCAG is a window from the uncultured Hyphomonas sp. genome containing:
- a CDS encoding cyclopropane-fatty-acyl-phospholipid synthase family protein; this translates as MKQEFPETVGFKGAFWQGEPQSLLEEGDAMTGIITASPNAIRTLSDVPASFRIACLALLNTQHGTLEFCLPDERRLVFRNSQPGPHAVISVHDFNFVKRAMAGGDVGFAEAYMDGEWSTPDLTEVLRFFSANFEATGKLAVGGAVVRWVNMIRHVFSSRNTREGAKKNIEAHYDLGNDFYSLWLDPSMTYSSAVFENPNMTLEQGQYSKYRNICDRIGAGPTSEILEIGCGWGGFAEFAAKQRGSKVTCLTISPSQRDYAMKRMQREGLNERVEIRLEDYRDHAGKYDGVASIEMFEAVGESYWPSYFAKIFETLKDSGKAALQIITIDDDLFPRYRKRVDFIQRHIFPGGMLPSEKALKEQVQLAGLRHDGVTYFGQDYARTCREWSRAFNGAWEQISKLGFDEPFRRMWNFYLAYCEAGFADGRINVGQFQLSKT